AACGCCGACGCTGACAGCGTCGATAGCGCCAACAAGGTCATCAAAACAGATATAAAACGTTTTTTCATTCCCATAGCCCCTCCTTTGTACAACAACCGCTTTATCACAATTCTTCGTCAACAAACCGCAGAAAAACGCATATTCGTCCCGCTGATTCTTGCCGTAGCTGAAATAAGCTCTGAAAAAATTACCACTTCCTTTGTGGGTGCCTGCGCACAGAACAAAAAGATAATTATATTATACGAAGGGTCAAATAATGCGTCAATGAGATGGAATACCTCTGACAGGGCAACATGTAGGTTTGTCAAACCTCTGCTACGCGGCGGACAAAAAGGCATTCAAGCTTTCCAGAGGAGATTTCCATGCCGACGTCGCGGTGGGCGCGCTGATTCATAACTGGATTCCGCAGAGCGCGGTCTCGTAGATACTCGGTGGCGGCAATCCCTTTGGAGTGGTACTGGCGACCGCGATAGGCGTTCCGATGTACGCGGACATCTTCGGCGCCATTCCAGTCGCCGAAGTGCTGCTTGGCAGAGTCCTGAATTCTGTAAAGTCATAGAATACATTGCTTCTCTGCCCCATTGCCCATATGCTCATGTAAGAAAAACGTATTGACTTTAAGAGTAAGATATAGTAATTTAATGCTGAATAAGAATTCTGTATATGAATTCTGTTTTAGAAGGAGGCTTATTTTCTATGCCGCAGGTCTTAAAGGAAGAAATCCATGACCGCATTTTTCAGGCGGGAATAGATGTTTTCTACGAAAAGGATTATCGAAGCGCAAAGATGCAGGACATTGCGGAAAAAGCGCATATCCCAGTCGGTCTGATTTACACATATTTCAGAAATAAGGAAGAATTATTCGATAAGATTGCATCATCAATATATGTGGACTTCGATGAAATTACGGAAGAAGAGGAACGCGCTGCGGGGCTTCCATCGGAGAGATATAAAAATGTTGCAGAGAAATATCTCCTCGATCTGCTTGAAAAGCATGAAATTTTTGTCATTCTTATGGATAAGAGTAAAGGAACAAAGTACGAGGATTCAAAAGATAAAATGATTTGCTCAATAGAACGTCACATCAAAAAGAGGTTCGCTCCGAAGATATCTCAAGCGCGAAATGATATGCTTTTTCACATCCTTGCCAGCAACTTTGCGGAGAGTATTTTAGAAGTTGCGCGCCACTATAAAAACAGGGAGTTTGCACACACAATGCTTGGGCTTGTGACGAAGTGCTACTATGAGGGAGTTAACGCCTTATGAATATACTCCTCCTTTTCTAAATATTAAATTTTAACTCTACAACGAATGCAATCACTGTTGCAGTAGGGAAAAAATTCTTCATCAAAAATTGAATTTATATTCAATTTAAGAAATATGCAAGGAGAATGCTTATGACAAACCAGAAAGAACTGATCAGGCGAGTCAAGTCGAATAACGGACTTTCCAACGTCATGCTCTGCCTGAAAGTGCTGTTTGATCTTATTACACAGGTTCTCATTATACACATGGTCGGACTTGTTTTTTTAGATCGGCTTTCAGCAAAAGAAATCGTCATCGATACGGGCGGCATCCTTTTGTGCTTTACTCTTAAGGGAATCAGCGGCTACCTGGCTGTATGGAAAGCGCATGAAGCCGCATATAATTCTTTGACGGATTTACGCGTACAGATCATAGAACATCTGAAAAAGCTGTCTTTAGGATTTTTTCAGGAACGTAAAACCGGAGATCTTACAAATATTGTTCAGCACGACGTAGAACAGGTGGAAATCTACCTTGCGCACGGGCTGCCTGAAATCATGTCAGCCACATTGCTGCCCGCCGTCATTTTTTTCATTATGCTTCTTCTTGAGTGGAGGCTTGCACTTCTAATGATTGTGGGGCTTCCGCCCATGTGGATTACTAAAACAGTATCTGCTCCGCTCTGGAAAAGGAATTTTAAGATATTTTCTGACAGTACAAAGGAAATGCAGGAAAATCTCATGGAATATGTCTCGAATATTTCTGTGATCAAAGCATTTGGCAAGGAAGAAGACAAGACCGAGAAAACGATTCGTGCGGCAAAGGATTATGTGTATTGGGTCAAAAGATCCATGGCAGGCATCAGCGTACCTATCGGGCTGATCGATCTGTTCATGGAATCCGGCGTCGTCTTGGTCATGATCTTTGGAATGTGGCTTTTAGCTTCAGGAGGATTATCCGTCGCCAAATTCATCCTTTCCATTACCTTAGGCGCAGCTTTTACTTCTTCCATTGCAAAAGCTGCGACCTTCCAGCATTACGGCGTTGTATTCAATCAGGCGATGGCGGGGATCGGTTCTATACTGAATGTTAATGCGCCAGAAAGATGCGCCACGAGCGCCCCTGTTTTTAATGGGGACGTTGAGATCAAGAGCTTGGATTTTGCTTATAACGGCGAGCGGGGAACGCTCCAAAATATCAATCTCACTTTCAAAAAGGGGAGCAAAAACGCGCTGGTCGGAGTTTCCGGCTGCGGCAAAAGCACGCTTGCAAATCTTCTCATGGGCTTTTGGCAGCCGGACAAAGGCATAATCTCTGTGAATGGCAGAGATATACAGAAACTCTCAGAAAGACAGCTCGCTTCTCTGTTCTCCATCGTTCAGCAGGAGGTATTTTTATTCAACTTGAGCATGGAGGAAAATATCCGCATCGGAAAGCCAAATGCGACGAAAGAAGAAATCATATCTGCGGCAAAGAAAGCGCGGATTCATGATTTTATCATGTCGCTTCCAAACGGCTATGATACGGCCGCCGGAGAAGCCGGCGTGAAATTCTCCGGCGGGGAAAAACAGCGGATATCCATAGCCCGCATGATTCTAAAAGACGCTCCTATTATTATTCTGGACGAGGCAACGGCGGCGGTGGACACGGAAAATGAAGCATATATACAGGCGGCGATTGAAGAACTGAGCCGCGATAAAACGGTCATCACGATTGCACATCACCTGAATACGATTAAGAATGCCGATCAAATTGTGGTCATGGACAAAGGTACGATCGTTAACAGCGGTACGCATAGGGAACTTATGGAAAACTGTACGCTGTATCAAAAAATGGTGCACGACCAAAGCAAGGTGGATCATTGGAATATAAAGGAGGCGTCTACGCGTGATTAAAGAGATATGGAACACACTCACAGGCAGAGGAAAGCGTTCCCTGCTGTTAAGTATCATAGGTTTCGTTATTTACGCTCTATCGGGCACGGCGATGATGCTGCTGGTGCTTAACGCAATAGAAGCTGTTCTTATCGGAAAATCAGATATGCGTATCTATTGGCTGACGCTCGTTCTCTGCCTTTTGATCAAAGGCGGGAGCAACATGTTTGCTGACATACAAAAACACTTCGCGGGCTTTGACATAGTATACGAGATCAGAGCAAAAATCATATATCGTTTGAAGACTTTTTCGCTTGGCTTCTACACGAACGAGCGGCTCGGTGAAATCAGCAACATTATTCATAAGGACGTGGATAATATGGAAATGGTCGTCGGTCACATGTGGACAAGGATGTGCGCTGATTTTATCGTTTCCCTTATTTTGCTCATCTTCCTTTTTTCTGTGGATGCGAAGATGACCTTGATCATGCTCGTATTATTGCCCTTTGCCCTTTTCTTTCTTGCCCGAGGGTTAAAAAAGGCTAATAAGTTAGAGGAAGAAACCGGTAATGCGCTTTCCGATATGGTGAGCCTGTTTGTGGAATATGTGAGAGGAATTCCCCTCTTAAAAGCGTTTTCCGAGAGTAGGCAATTTGATAAAAAACTTTCTGCTGCGGCGACGGATTTCGGGGAGCGCAGCAAAACTACCTCAAAAAATAAAGCGGCAGTTCTTTCATTATACGGCTTCTTCATTGATCTTGCCTTTGGGGTCACGGTCGTCGCCGGAATATTGCTTGTCGCCGGCAGAAAAGCAGCGGTGATGGATTATTTGGTTTTCGTAATTTTAAGCAGAGAGTTCTATAAGCCGTTTATCGCGATGGAAACGCATTGGATGAATTATCTCAAAGTAACGGACAGCTTCGTGAGAATCAAAAAAATCACCGAAGCTCCCACAGTGATTGAGCCAAAGAATCCTGAAACTCCGACAGAATTTTCCATTACCTTTGATAAGGTCGGATTCTCTTATGAAACCGGCGGATTTGCGATGAAGGACATCTCTTTTCATACGCCGGAGCGTACGCTCACAGCCCTTGTAGGCGAATCCGGCTCCGGTAAAACGACCGTGACGAACCTCCTACTCCGCTTTTGGGATGTGAACGCCGGCAATATCAGTATTGGGAATGTCGATGTGCGAAATATAAGTTACGATGAGTTACTTGGCTCTGTGAGTATCGTAATGCAAAATGTTCAGCTTTTTGCGGACACGATCGAAGGAAATATTCGCATCGGGAAAGCAAATGCAGCAAAGGATGAAATTATAACGGCTGCAAAAAAAGCAAGGATCCACGATTTTATTCTTTCGCTGCCCGACGGCTATCAGACGTCTGTCGGGGAAAACGGCGCGGGGCTTTCCGGCGGGCAAAAACAGCGGATTGCCATTGCAAGAGCTTTTCTGAAGGACGCTCCGATATTGCTTCTTGACGAAATCACAAGCAACGTCGACCCTGTCAACGAAGCGCTGATACAGGAAGCCATCTCTGAACTTGCGGAGAACAGAACGGTTCTTGTCATCGCCCACCATTTGAGCACGGTCCGCTCTGCCGATCAGATCCTTGTTTTCCGAAACGGAGCGATCGTACAGGTAGTGTAACTTATTCTGTGTAAACCCCTTGCCCCTGGATCGATGTAAGACATCAAAGGGTTACCGTTACTGCTTCAGTATCACCATAATGACATACGCTATCCGGGCTGTCAATGGACTGCAGCCCGGACTTTTCTTATAGGCGTTTAGGGCTATTCCAGATCTCCGGGTTCTATGCGTTCCTCAAAGTAAATGCACAGCTGTGACAGAATTTTACTCCAGTCCCTGTCCCTGCCGGTCCACTTTTCAGTGATGTCCATCGTCGCAAGATAAAGGAGCTTGAAAAGGGCGTCGTCTGAGG
This DNA window, taken from Synergistes jonesii, encodes the following:
- a CDS encoding ABC transporter ATP-binding protein, with product MTNQKELIRRVKSNNGLSNVMLCLKVLFDLITQVLIIHMVGLVFLDRLSAKEIVIDTGGILLCFTLKGISGYLAVWKAHEAAYNSLTDLRVQIIEHLKKLSLGFFQERKTGDLTNIVQHDVEQVEIYLAHGLPEIMSATLLPAVIFFIMLLLEWRLALLMIVGLPPMWITKTVSAPLWKRNFKIFSDSTKEMQENLMEYVSNISVIKAFGKEEDKTEKTIRAAKDYVYWVKRSMAGISVPIGLIDLFMESGVVLVMIFGMWLLASGGLSVAKFILSITLGAAFTSSIAKAATFQHYGVVFNQAMAGIGSILNVNAPERCATSAPVFNGDVEIKSLDFAYNGERGTLQNINLTFKKGSKNALVGVSGCGKSTLANLLMGFWQPDKGIISVNGRDIQKLSERQLASLFSIVQQEVFLFNLSMEENIRIGKPNATKEEIISAAKKARIHDFIMSLPNGYDTAAGEAGVKFSGGEKQRISIARMILKDAPIIILDEATAAVDTENEAYIQAAIEELSRDKTVITIAHHLNTIKNADQIVVMDKGTIVNSGTHRELMENCTLYQKMVHDQSKVDHWNIKEASTRD
- a CDS encoding TetR/AcrR family transcriptional regulator; the protein is MPQVLKEEIHDRIFQAGIDVFYEKDYRSAKMQDIAEKAHIPVGLIYTYFRNKEELFDKIASSIYVDFDEITEEEERAAGLPSERYKNVAEKYLLDLLEKHEIFVILMDKSKGTKYEDSKDKMICSIERHIKKRFAPKISQARNDMLFHILASNFAESILEVARHYKNREFAHTMLGLVTKCYYEGVNAL
- a CDS encoding ABC transporter ATP-binding protein — translated: MIKEIWNTLTGRGKRSLLLSIIGFVIYALSGTAMMLLVLNAIEAVLIGKSDMRIYWLTLVLCLLIKGGSNMFADIQKHFAGFDIVYEIRAKIIYRLKTFSLGFYTNERLGEISNIIHKDVDNMEMVVGHMWTRMCADFIVSLILLIFLFSVDAKMTLIMLVLLPFALFFLARGLKKANKLEEETGNALSDMVSLFVEYVRGIPLLKAFSESRQFDKKLSAAATDFGERSKTTSKNKAAVLSLYGFFIDLAFGVTVVAGILLVAGRKAAVMDYLVFVILSREFYKPFIAMETHWMNYLKVTDSFVRIKKITEAPTVIEPKNPETPTEFSITFDKVGFSYETGGFAMKDISFHTPERTLTALVGESGSGKTTVTNLLLRFWDVNAGNISIGNVDVRNISYDELLGSVSIVMQNVQLFADTIEGNIRIGKANAAKDEIITAAKKARIHDFILSLPDGYQTSVGENGAGLSGGQKQRIAIARAFLKDAPILLLDEITSNVDPVNEALIQEAISELAENRTVLVIAHHLSTVRSADQILVFRNGAIVQVV